The window TGTCTTCCCGACTCGGGAGACGAAGCTTGAGCCCGTCGTCGATCGCGTGCCGGGAGTGCTCCATACTGGCCGCGATGACCGACGAGGCGGCGACCGCAGTCATCCGCGCTGTGATGCCGCTGTGCGCCACGCTCGGCGTGCGCACGGAGACCTACTCCGCTGACGAGGTGGCGCTTGCGCTCGACTGGGCGCCCTCGCTCTGCACCAGCGGCGGGATTCTGCACGGGGGAGTGATCATGGCGCTCGCCGATTCGGCGGGCGGCGCCTGCGCCGACTTGAACCTGCCGGCCGGCGCTTCGGGTACCGCCACCATCGAGTCGAAAACCAACTTCTTCGGCGCTGTGAAGGCCGGCACGATCACCGCCACCGCCACGCCCCTGCACCACGGCGGGACGACGATGGCGGTCGAGACCTCGGTGCGCGACGGCACCGGGCGGCTGGTCGCCAAGGTCACCCAGACGCAGATGATCCTTCGCCCCCGCGCCTGACCCCGCCTGGATCGCCCTAGCCCGTGTTCTGAAGTCCCGCCGCGACGCCGTTGACGGTCAGGAGGAGAACCTGCTCGAGACGTTCCCGCTCCTCCGCGCCCGCGGCCGTGCCGCGCAGGGCCTCCAGGGCGTGCAGCTGGATGTGGGACAGCGCGTCCACGTACGGGTTGCGCAGCTCGACCGCCCACGAAAGCACGCGCCGGTTTTCCAGCAGGCGGGTGTGGCCGGTGACGGCGAGCACCTTCTCGACCGTCAGGTCGTACTCGGCCAGGAGGCGTGCCTTCAGCTCGGGCCGCGAACCCAGGTCGAGATAGCGGGAGGCGATCCTGCGGTCGGTCTTGGCGAGGCTCATCTCCGCGTTGTCGAGAAGGCTGCCGAACAGCGGCCATGCCTCATAGGCCTCTTTCAGCTCTCCGATCTCCGCCGCGGCCAGGCCGCTGCCGAGGCCGTACCAGCCTGGGAGGTTCAATCGGACCTGAGACCACGAGAAGACCCACGGGATGGCGCGCAGCTCGTCCAGCCTGTGGCCGGCCGCTCGACGCGCCGGTCGGGATCCGAGGCGCAGGCGGCCGAGCTCATCGACTGGCGTCACCCGGCTGAACCACTCGTCGAAACCGTCCGCTTCGACGAGGGCTCGGTAAGCGGCTCGCGCCGGGCCGTCCACCCGCGCCGCCAGCGAGCGGAAGCGCCCGGCCGCTCGCTCCACCACCGCCTCCACCTCTGGCTGCGAGCTCAAGAGGACGGCCGAGGTGACCTGCTCGAGGTGGCGGCGCGCGATCGCCGGCTGCGCGTAGCGGGCGAAGATCACCTCACCCTGCTCGGTGACCTTGAAATGGCCGTCGATCGAACCCGGCGCTTGCGCGCGAATCGCCCGGTTGGCCGGCCCGCCGCCACGGCCGAGCGAGCCGCCACGACCGTGAAAGATCGTGAGGCGGACCCGCCGGCGCTTCGCCCACCGGACCAGGGCCTCCTGCGCGCCGTACAACGCCAGGTTCGCCGACACCGGCCCCACCTCTTTGGTGGAATCGGAATATCCGACCATGACCTCGATCCGCCCGGTCTCACGCACCCGGCTCTGAACCTGCTCGAGCTCGAGCATGGAGTCGAGGATGGAGGGCGCGCGAGCGAGGTCTTCGGCGGTTTCGAGCAGCGGGACGACGTCGAGGACCACCGGCGGTGAGTCACGCGTCGCCATCTCGGCCAGGGAGTACACGTTGGCGATATCGGTCGCATCCCTCGTGAAGCTGACGATGTAGCGGCGGCACGACTCGGCGCCGAAGCGCTGCTGGATGGCGGCCATCGCGCGAAAGGTCGCCAGCACCTCGTCGGTCTCGGCGGAGCGCGGTCCCCCGCTCTCCAGCTCGGCCCGCGCGAGATCGAGGATCGCGCTGTGCTGCCGCACCTCCACTTGGGCGAAATGAAAACCGAAGGTCTCCACCTGCCAGATGGCGTGCTGCAACTCGCCGAAGGCGAGGCGTGGCGCACCGGCCGACGCCAGGGACTGCTGCACCACCCGGAGGTCGTCGACCAGCTCCCCCGGGGTCCGGTACCCGCTCGAGGTCGCAAGACGCGTCGCCCGGACGCGGTCCGCCACGTGCACCAGATACTGGCGGTGCCGCTCGGCCGGCGAGCGGGCTTCGATGTCCGCCCAACGCAGCGGTTCCGAATCGCGCGCCTCGGCCAACCGAGCTTGCAGTGCGCTGTCCGGCGGAGTCGTGACGGCATCCGCGGTCAGGGCGCGGCCGATCCGCGTGATCGCAGCCTCCAGCGCGATCAGGACGTGCTCGGACGCCACCTCGAGCGCTTCCCGTGTGACCTCCGCGGTCACCACGGGATTGCCGTCCCGGTCGGCCCCGACCCAACTGCCGAAGCGAAGGAAAGGAGGCACCAACGCGGCTCGGCGGCCGGCGTCCCGCGGTTGCAGCGCCGTGTCCAGGTCGCGATAGATCTCGGGCACGATTCGAAACAGGCTGTCGTCGAAGACGCCCAGCACCGTACGCACCTCATCCAGCGGCCGCACCTGGCTGCTTCGCAGCTGGGCGGTGCGCCACAGCGTGTCGACCTCTTCCAGCAAACGCCTTCGGGCATCGCGCTGCTCGTGCTCGGAAGCGCGTGGATCGTCGAGCCTCTCGAGCTGAGCGCCGACACGGGAGGTCGCGGCGACGACCGCTCTCCTCCGCGCCTCGGTCGGATGAGCGGTCAACACCGGGTGGATCGACAGGTCGTCGAGCAGCTCCCGCAGACGACCCTCGCCATATCGAGATCGAATCTCCGCCACGGCCTGCCCGATCGACTCCGGGGATGGCTCGGGTCCGCGATCGCGCTCGCGCAGGGCTCTGACGCGGTGCCGCTCCTCGGCGAGGTTCACGAGCTGGAAGTAGCAGGTGAACGCGCGAGCCACCTGCTCGGCCCGATCGAGCGACCACGACGCCACGAGCTGCTGTGCCTCGCGCGCCTGCTCGTCGCTCTGGCGCGCCAGGATCACGGTGCGGCGCAGCCGCTCCACCATCTCGAAGAGCTCCGCCCCGCCACTCTCGGTGATGACCTGGCCGAGCACCTCTCCCAGCAGGCGGACCTCCTTCCGCAAAGGCGCCGGCATCTCCTGGCTTGCGCTCTGACGCGACATGGCAGCCAAGTTACCAGCCGGACAGCTGCCGATGGCTTCCGCCCCTCAAGATGTAATGGGTGTACAGCCCCCAGCCCATTACAATCGTCACATGCATCGCACGCGCGGCCGGCTGCCGGCGGGGTTGCTCGCCATCGGCTGCCTCGCGGCCTGTTCGCAGGCGCCGCCACCGGTCCACGGCTGGACGATGGTCGCGCACGTCAGGGTTGGCCAGACCCCAGGTCCGGTGACGCTCGCCGGCGGCTGGGCCTTCGTCCCCAACATGAGCGACGGCACGGTGACGCAGATCGATCGGGCTGACGGCAAGGTCGTCGCCACCATCGATGTCGCCGACCCTCACGTGCTGCGTGAGCAGGGCTGCGCCCCGGACAGCGTCCACGCCTACTACTCAGGTTCCTGGGGCTGGCGCATCTGCGACACGCCGTATGCCACCGCCTGGGACGGCTCGTCGCTGTGGGCGCTCGACAACGGCCGCCGGCAGCTCGTTCGCGTCGACCCATCGACCCACCGGGCGGCGGACCGGGTCAGCCTGCCCGGCACCGGGTGGGGCGTCGCGATCAGCGGCACGACGGCCTATGTCTCCGGGTTCGTGGCCGACCGGTCGCTTTACGTGGTCGATCTCGCGGCGCGTCGCGTGACGACCACGCTGAGCGACCTCGACCTGGGACCCGCGTCACTGGCGGTGGGCCCCAACGGCGTCTGGGTGGTCTGCGCGCGAGCCGGCACCGGCCACCTCGACCGCATCGACCCGATCACCAACCGGGTGGTCGGCCGTTACGAGAGTGAGTGGTGGAGCACCGCCATCGTGGCTGATCACGACTCCATCTACGTCCGTGGCACGTTTGGCGGCGACATCTCCCGAATCAACACCGCGACAGGGATCTCGGAGTGGAACCAGCCGGGCCCCGGTTTCATCGGCCGGCAGGGGATCGATCAGCTCGGCGCGGCTCCCAACGGCATCTGGATGAGCGGCCCGACCACCGCCCGCGTCGATCCCGCGACGGGAAGGATCGTGGAAAGGATCCCGCTGCCGTCAACCTCGGTGGCCGCGGGCGGCAACGAGCTCTGGCTCGTTCGGCTCGACGGCTCGGTATCGGAGTTCAAGCGAGATTAGCCAGGCAGGCAAATGGCGGCCCAACCCCATCCCCTACACCGCCTTCGAGCAACCCTGCCTGGACTTCGTCAACAGCGAGTTCACCGAGCACACCGGAAGCGGAGGGCGATTTGACCGCCTGCAGACCGTCGAGTGGCGTCGCTGGTTTCTGGAGCGCTGGGGCTTTCACCCTCCGACCGGCGTATCGGCCGGCACGCTGGCGCGTCTGAAAGGGCTGCGATCCCTCCTGCGTGAGCTCCTCGTGGATCACGCCGACCCAAACCGCGGCCAGCTGGAGCGTCTCAATCAGCTGCTCGCGGCGGGACCGTGCACCTGGCGGCTCTGGCACGATCCCGCCTCGAAACCTGGAGCGAGGCTGGTCATGGAGCTGCGGCCGGTGACCGCCGGCTGGGACGCGGTGCTGGCCGGCGTGGTCGCGTCGTTCGCGGAGCTGGCGGTGAGCGGGGACATCAAGCGGGTCAAGCGCTGCGGCAACCCGAGCTGCTCGTTCCTGTTCTTCGACGCCAGCGCGGCGCAGAGCCGTCGCTGGTGCGACCCGGCCATCTGCGGCAATCTGGTCAAGGTTCGCGAGTTCCGGGCCCGGGGCCGGCGGCGCCCCCGACGCTGAGCCGGCCGCGGCCAGCTCAGAGTCCCGGATGGAAGCGGGGAGCCAGGCGCGTGCTCATCGGCGCGGCCACATGCGGGTGGCGGCGACGAGCACAAACAGGCCGAACACGCCCGCCAGCATTCGCTGCGGCATCCAGATGGCAAGCGCCGCGCCGAGGAGCGTCGCGGGCACACCGGCACCGGCGATCCAGCCGACGGAGCGCAGGTCGACATCACCATGGCGGTAGTGGGTCAGGGCACCGATCGCGGCGGTCGGCAGGATCGCCACCAGCGAAGTGCCCTGGGCCATACGCTGAGCGAGCCCAAAGCCGAGGACCAGTGTCGGCACGGTCAGAATCCCGCCGCCAACCCCGGCGAGGCCGCTCAGGATCCCGATGACCAGCCCGCTCAGGATGATGAACGCGTACTGCTCGACGCTCACGCTTCGTGAGACCAAGCCGCCCGGAGAACCGGACGCACCGAGCGCCGCGTCGTAGACCTGCTTCAGGCCGACGACCACGAGCAGGAGGGCGACCAGCACCCGAAGGGCGCGCTCCGGGATCCGGCGCGCGACGTAGGCGCCCGCGAACGCGCCTGCCCCGCCGCCCAGGACGAGGAGGAGTGCGACCGTCAGGTCGACCTGAGGCGCGCCGTTGCCGAAGTAGTAGACACACGCGCCCGCCAGCGCGACGGGAACAATGGCC of the bacterium genome contains:
- a CDS encoding sulfite exporter TauE/SafE family protein, giving the protein MGGGFLMVPLQVMWTHTDPRRASGTSLAAIVPVALAGACVYYFGNGAPQVDLTVALLLVLGGGAGAFAGAYVARRIPERALRVLVALLLVVVGLKQVYDAALGASGSPGGLVSRSVSVEQYAFIILSGLVIGILSGLAGVGGGILTVPTLVLGFGLAQRMAQGTSLVAILPTAAIGALTHYRHGDVDLRSVGWIAGAGVPATLLGAALAIWMPQRMLAGVFGLFVLVAATRMWPRR
- a CDS encoding phosphoenolpyruvate carboxylase is translated as MSRQSASQEMPAPLRKEVRLLGEVLGQVITESGGAELFEMVERLRRTVILARQSDEQAREAQQLVASWSLDRAEQVARAFTCYFQLVNLAEERHRVRALRERDRGPEPSPESIGQAVAEIRSRYGEGRLRELLDDLSIHPVLTAHPTEARRRAVVAATSRVGAQLERLDDPRASEHEQRDARRRLLEEVDTLWRTAQLRSSQVRPLDEVRTVLGVFDDSLFRIVPEIYRDLDTALQPRDAGRRAALVPPFLRFGSWVGADRDGNPVVTAEVTREALEVASEHVLIALEAAITRIGRALTADAVTTPPDSALQARLAEARDSEPLRWADIEARSPAERHRQYLVHVADRVRATRLATSSGYRTPGELVDDLRVVQQSLASAGAPRLAFGELQHAIWQVETFGFHFAQVEVRQHSAILDLARAELESGGPRSAETDEVLATFRAMAAIQQRFGAESCRRYIVSFTRDATDIANVYSLAEMATRDSPPVVLDVVPLLETAEDLARAPSILDSMLELEQVQSRVRETGRIEVMVGYSDSTKEVGPVSANLALYGAQEALVRWAKRRRVRLTIFHGRGGSLGRGGGPANRAIRAQAPGSIDGHFKVTEQGEVIFARYAQPAIARRHLEQVTSAVLLSSQPEVEAVVERAAGRFRSLAARVDGPARAAYRALVEADGFDEWFSRVTPVDELGRLRLGSRPARRAAGHRLDELRAIPWVFSWSQVRLNLPGWYGLGSGLAAAEIGELKEAYEAWPLFGSLLDNAEMSLAKTDRRIASRYLDLGSRPELKARLLAEYDLTVEKVLAVTGHTRLLENRRVLSWAVELRNPYVDALSHIQLHALEALRGTAAGAEERERLEQVLLLTVNGVAAGLQNTG
- a CDS encoding PaaI family thioesterase, encoding MTDEAATAVIRAVMPLCATLGVRTETYSADEVALALDWAPSLCTSGGILHGGVIMALADSAGGACADLNLPAGASGTATIESKTNFFGAVKAGTITATATPLHHGGTTMAVETSVRDGTGRLVAKVTQTQMILRPRA